One region of Rhodocaloribacter litoris genomic DNA includes:
- a CDS encoding dihydrofolate reductase — MSNAASFPGEQPLVKPEGPEIVLIAALAERNRVIGRGMELPWHLPEDLRRFKRLTLGHPLVMGRRTFESLVHQFGGPLPGRRNVVVSTGAAWPQYPEVEVYRSLREALAALEDEPRIFIGGGGTVYAQCLPLADRLELTLVAGDYTGDAFFPPYEHLVGPVFEKVAEDRRSGFRFVTYRRRDAAARPVSQRA; from the coding sequence ATGTCGAATGCCGCATCGTTTCCCGGGGAACAGCCGCTGGTGAAGCCGGAGGGGCCGGAGATCGTCCTCATTGCCGCACTGGCCGAGCGGAACCGTGTCATCGGGCGGGGGATGGAGCTGCCCTGGCATCTGCCCGAGGACCTGCGGCGTTTCAAGCGGCTGACGCTCGGGCACCCGCTCGTGATGGGGCGGCGGACGTTCGAGTCGCTCGTGCACCAGTTCGGCGGGCCGTTGCCGGGGCGGCGCAACGTGGTCGTCAGCACGGGGGCGGCCTGGCCGCAGTATCCGGAGGTGGAGGTGTACCGCTCGCTCCGGGAAGCCCTCGCGGCGCTCGAAGACGAACCCCGCATCTTCATCGGCGGCGGGGGCACGGTCTACGCCCAGTGCCTGCCGCTGGCCGACCGGCTGGAGCTGACGCTGGTTGCGGGGGACTACACCGGCGATGCCTTTTTTCCGCCCTACGAGCACCTTGTCGGCCCGGTCTTCGAGAAGGTGGCCGAGGACCGGCGCTCGGGCTTCCGGTTCGTCACGTACCGCCGTCGGGACGCGGCGGCCCGGCCTGTGTCTCAGCGGGCGTAG
- a CDS encoding class I SAM-dependent methyltransferase, which yields MSCAQCRGIATFFDARLAARELKRYRRRGPLKTTRLLLDAIRTEAPGARSLLDIGGGVGAIQHALVGNGYEAGINVDASPAYLDAARTEAARLGYAHRMHYHAGDFVELAPSLPAADVVTLDRVVCCYDDVEALVTRSAAKARQVYGLVFPRVHLLTRIGFRLANAFFRLRRSPFRTYLHPPAAVDALVQQAGLTRRVSRRTLLWHVWLYAR from the coding sequence ATGTCGTGTGCCCAGTGCCGGGGTATCGCCACGTTCTTCGACGCGCGGCTGGCCGCCCGCGAGCTGAAACGCTACCGGCGACGCGGCCCGCTGAAGACCACCCGGCTGCTCCTCGACGCCATCCGCACCGAAGCCCCCGGGGCCCGCTCGCTGCTCGACATCGGCGGCGGCGTCGGGGCGATCCAGCACGCGCTGGTGGGTAACGGGTACGAGGCGGGCATCAACGTGGACGCCTCGCCGGCCTACCTCGACGCGGCCCGGACCGAGGCCGCGCGGCTGGGCTACGCACACAGGATGCACTACCACGCGGGCGACTTCGTCGAGCTGGCACCGTCCCTCCCGGCGGCGGACGTCGTCACGCTCGACCGGGTCGTCTGCTGCTACGACGACGTGGAGGCCCTCGTGACCCGCTCGGCCGCGAAGGCACGGCAGGTGTACGGCCTCGTCTTTCCCCGCGTGCACCTGCTGACGCGCATCGGCTTCCGGCTGGCGAACGCCTTCTTCCGGCTCCGCCGCTCTCCGTTCCGCACCTACCTGCACCCGCCCGCCGCCGTCGATGCCCTGGTGCAGCAGGCAGGCCTCACGCGGCGGGTGAGCCGCCGCACGTTGCTCTGGCACGTGTGGCTCTACGCCCGCTGA
- the thyA gene encoding thymidylate synthase, whose protein sequence is MQPYLDLLRLVRTHGVRREDRTGTGTRSVFGYQMRFDLSRGFPLVTTKRVWFRGLAQELLWFLSGETNIRPLVREGISIWTDWPLKRYLEQTGQAVPPSDSPAWAALKADFEARIREDEAFAVRYGDLGPVYGRQWRAFGGVDQIARLVDQLRTNPESRRHIVSAWNAAEIDRMALPPCHMMFQCYVAEGRLSCQLYVRSNDLFLGAPFNIAQYALLVHMLAQQCDLIPGELIYTIGDAHIYENHLDQVDEQLGREPYPLPTLRLRRRPPSIFDYVYEDFELLDYRHHPPIKAPVAV, encoded by the coding sequence ATGCAGCCGTACCTCGATCTTCTCCGCCTGGTTCGAACGCACGGTGTCCGGAGGGAAGACCGCACGGGCACGGGCACGCGCAGCGTCTTCGGCTATCAGATGCGGTTCGATCTGAGCCGGGGGTTCCCCCTGGTTACGACGAAGCGGGTCTGGTTTCGCGGGCTGGCCCAGGAACTGCTCTGGTTCCTCTCGGGGGAGACCAACATCCGGCCGCTCGTCCGGGAGGGGATCTCCATCTGGACGGACTGGCCGCTGAAGCGTTATCTGGAGCAGACCGGGCAGGCGGTTCCCCCCTCCGACAGCCCGGCCTGGGCGGCGTTGAAGGCAGATTTCGAGGCCCGCATCCGAGAAGATGAGGCTTTTGCTGTGCGCTACGGCGACCTGGGGCCGGTCTACGGGCGGCAGTGGCGCGCCTTCGGAGGGGTCGATCAGATCGCCCGCCTCGTCGATCAGCTGCGCACGAACCCCGAGAGCCGGCGGCACATCGTCAGCGCCTGGAACGCGGCCGAGATCGACCGGATGGCCCTGCCGCCCTGCCACATGATGTTCCAGTGCTACGTGGCCGAAGGAAGGCTCTCCTGCCAGCTCTACGTGCGCTCGAACGATCTTTTTCTGGGGGCTCCCTTCAACATCGCCCAGTATGCCCTGCTCGTGCACATGCTGGCCCAGCAGTGCGACCTCATCCCCGGCGAACTCATCTACACCATCGGCGACGCCCACATCTACGAGAACCACCTCGATCAGGTCGACGAGCAGCTCGGCCGCGAGCCTTATCCCCTGCCGACGCTGCGCCTGCGCCGGCGCCCGCCCTCGATCTTCGACTACGTGTATGAGGATTTCGAGCTGCTCGACTACCGTCACCATCCGCCCATCAAGGCGCCCGTGGCCGTCTGA
- a CDS encoding N-acetylmuramoyl-L-alanine amidase family protein, protein MATVAESGKKVRQNILRGVYEDNLRTVRRLGPEPRTGAVPRRRAAPRMAGGLVWLLGLVVLVGGLLSMGGDPARSSEAGAGEGTVRMTLGLSAVPEQPARAGAVPTPELVANPTVARLYGLEPKTIVIDPGHGGYDPGTTGQSGLTEKEITLDVAHRLRARLSRYPGYRILLTREFDEKKTLRERITFANENKADLFISIHVNWVPDASLVPIETYYYGPGSDAKATRLAQRENRNSGYTLAEFNELTRQLGLEMKIQESRALAGSIQSVLYRNMRRINEHASDWGAKTGDFMVLLGVQAPSVLVEITSLSNREEEAKLGTSAHREELAMFLEQGIVGYLLPAANENEPTEHAAEEKD, encoded by the coding sequence ATGGCAACGGTGGCGGAAAGCGGAAAAAAAGTTCGCCAGAATATTCTCCGCGGGGTTTACGAGGACAACCTCCGGACCGTGCGGCGGCTGGGGCCGGAGCCGCGCACCGGTGCGGTTCCCCGGCGCCGTGCCGCTCCCCGGATGGCCGGCGGGCTGGTATGGCTGCTGGGGCTGGTCGTTCTGGTCGGCGGCCTGTTGTCGATGGGGGGGGACCCGGCGCGTTCCTCGGAGGCCGGAGCGGGCGAAGGCACCGTGCGGATGACCCTCGGCCTCTCGGCGGTGCCGGAGCAGCCGGCGCGGGCCGGTGCGGTCCCCACGCCGGAGCTCGTCGCCAACCCCACCGTGGCGCGCCTCTACGGGCTCGAACCCAAAACCATCGTCATCGACCCGGGACACGGCGGGTATGATCCCGGCACCACGGGGCAAAGCGGCCTGACGGAGAAAGAGATCACGCTCGACGTGGCGCACCGCCTGCGGGCACGGCTGTCCCGGTATCCCGGCTACCGGATTCTCCTGACGCGCGAGTTCGACGAGAAGAAGACCCTCAGGGAGCGAATCACGTTCGCCAACGAGAACAAGGCCGACCTCTTCATTTCCATTCACGTCAACTGGGTGCCGGACGCCTCGCTGGTGCCGATCGAGACCTATTACTACGGGCCGGGTTCGGATGCGAAGGCCACCCGGCTGGCCCAGCGGGAGAACCGTAACTCCGGCTACACCCTGGCCGAGTTCAACGAACTGACCCGGCAACTCGGCCTCGAAATGAAGATCCAGGAGTCGCGGGCGCTGGCGGGGTCGATTCAAAGCGTTTTATATCGTAATATGCGCCGGATCAACGAGCACGCCAGCGACTGGGGGGCCAAGACGGGCGACTTCATGGTGCTGCTCGGGGTGCAGGCGCCCAGTGTGCTCGTCGAGATCACCAGCCTCAGCAACCGGGAGGAGGAGGCCAAGCTGGGCACCAGCGCGCACCGGGAAGAGCTGGCGATGTTTCTGGAACAGGGCATCGTGGGTTACCTCCTGCCCGCTGCCAACGAGAACGAACCAACCGAACATGCCGCCGAAGAAAAAGACTAA
- the mamK gene encoding MamK family actin-like protein → MPPKKKTKEATEILYVGVDLGTSRSAVSASNEKRQWVESYVGWPRDFVSRKLLGKPVLFGEEALKNRMALTLVRPLEYGVIRDGTAREEEAIRELIHHLMGLAEAGEDKAIYAAVGVPAEALKVNKLAIRDAVREFADSLMVVSEPFAVAYGLGALNNAMIIDIGAGTVDFCVMHGTMPGEEDQRTLTTAGDYIDRQLYDRLSEKYPNAKFSLPYVRKLKEEHGFVGETKGKVTVKVPVEGKFVEYEVTEEVRQACERILPPIVETTIDLISRYEPEFQEQVRRNIYLAGGGSQIKGIATALEEALREYGSFKVSTVEDPLFAGADGALALARDMPEEYWEDMS, encoded by the coding sequence ATGCCGCCGAAGAAAAAGACTAAGGAAGCTACCGAGATTCTGTACGTGGGCGTCGATCTGGGGACTTCACGGAGTGCCGTCTCCGCCAGCAACGAAAAACGCCAGTGGGTGGAGAGCTACGTGGGCTGGCCCCGGGACTTCGTCTCGCGCAAGCTGCTGGGCAAACCGGTTCTGTTCGGTGAGGAGGCCCTCAAGAACCGCATGGCGCTCACGCTCGTGCGCCCGCTCGAATACGGGGTGATCCGGGACGGCACGGCCCGCGAGGAAGAAGCCATCCGCGAACTGATTCACCACCTGATGGGACTTGCCGAGGCCGGCGAGGACAAGGCCATCTATGCCGCCGTCGGGGTGCCGGCCGAAGCCCTCAAGGTCAACAAACTCGCCATCCGGGACGCCGTCCGGGAGTTCGCGGACTCGCTGATGGTCGTCTCCGAGCCGTTCGCCGTGGCCTACGGCCTGGGGGCGCTCAACAACGCCATGATCATCGACATCGGCGCGGGCACGGTCGACTTCTGCGTGATGCACGGCACGATGCCCGGCGAAGAGGACCAGCGCACCCTCACCACGGCCGGCGACTACATCGACCGGCAGCTCTACGACCGCCTCTCCGAGAAGTATCCGAACGCGAAGTTCAGCCTGCCCTACGTCCGGAAGCTGAAGGAAGAGCATGGTTTCGTGGGCGAGACCAAGGGCAAGGTTACCGTCAAGGTGCCGGTCGAGGGCAAGTTCGTCGAATACGAGGTGACGGAGGAGGTGCGGCAGGCGTGTGAGCGTATCCTGCCTCCCATCGTGGAGACGACCATCGACCTGATCAGCCGCTATGAGCCGGAGTTCCAGGAGCAGGTCCGGCGAAACATTTACCTGGCCGGCGGCGGCAGCCAGATCAAGGGCATCGCGACGGCCCTGGAAGAGGCCCTGCGCGAGTACGGTTCCTTCAAGGTGAGCACCGTCGAGGATCCCCTCTTCGCCGGCGCCGACGGGGCCCTGGCGCTGGCCCGCGACATGCCGGAAGAGTACTGGGAGGACATGAGCTGA